A stretch of the Bacteroidota bacterium genome encodes the following:
- a CDS encoding uridine kinase, protein MLGDVLLIEDKHRNAGQKIVDFILKNRKGKMMVGISGESGSGKSELAHVIARLLRKEGIMAKPIHIDNYYRILPLERTEWRKNHGIENVVGYGEYDWDKIYQNIRDFKDGKTSSMPCVDLVTEQVDTLITDFKGIDMLIIDGLYAIKTEGIDIRIFIELTYHETKKAQLVRGKEPQNEYRMRVLEQEHKMVQALRPVADLLITKEYEMVSAGKI, encoded by the coding sequence ATGTTAGGAGACGTTTTATTAATTGAAGACAAGCACCGCAATGCCGGGCAAAAAATTGTCGATTTCATTCTTAAGAACCGGAAAGGAAAAATGATGGTCGGTATCTCCGGCGAATCCGGTTCAGGCAAGTCGGAGCTGGCCCACGTCATAGCCCGTTTGCTTCGCAAGGAAGGCATTATGGCTAAGCCGATACACATCGACAATTATTACCGTATTCTTCCTCTCGAACGCACGGAGTGGCGAAAAAACCACGGTATTGAAAATGTTGTCGGTTATGGGGAATACGATTGGGATAAAATATACCAGAATATTCGCGATTTCAAGGATGGCAAAACATCGTCCATGCCCTGCGTTGATTTGGTTACCGAACAGGTTGATACCCTGATCACCGACTTCAAGGGCATCGACATGCTGATCATCGACGGTTTATACGCCATAAAGACAGAAGGAATTGATATAAGGATATTCATCGAGCTCACCTATCACGAAACTAAAAAAGCGCAACTGGTGCGCGGCAAGGAACCACAGAATGAATACCGTATGCGTGTCCTGGAACAGGAGCATAAGATGGTACAGGCGCTACGACCGGTGGCAGACTTGCTGATTACCAAGGAATATGAGATGGTGTCTGCCGGAAAGATTTGA
- a CDS encoding MFS transporter, giving the protein MKIKPQLSFWQIWNMSFGFLGIQFGFALQNANASRILQTFGANVHDLSWFWLVAPITGMIVQPIIGYFSDRTWNRLGRRRPYFLAGAFLTSIALILMPNAPHLATFISPMFIGGGLLMIMDASINISMEPFRALVADKLPPEQHTLGFSMQTLLIGIGAVVGSWLPYILGDWFGIAKEATGKGLVPPNVIISFYFGAAILVSTIIWTVASTKEYPPEYYHENDEPDKKRAKFKIPKTMWQLLLVQFFSWFALFSMWVFTTPAVAKHFFETTDPNSLAYQNAGNWVGILFGIYNGISAIIALLLPKVAKRIGRRTTHAMALTIGGLSFISFYIIPTHQLLVIPMVGIGIAWGSILAMPYAMLASSIPPKQMGMFMGLFNMSITIPQIVNGIFGGLILQYIFHDDPLLSLIMAGAFMILGAISTFFVKDILDKQTRSN; this is encoded by the coding sequence ATGAAAATAAAACCACAATTAAGTTTCTGGCAGATATGGAACATGAGCTTCGGCTTTCTGGGTATTCAATTCGGGTTTGCACTTCAGAATGCCAATGCCTCAAGGATATTACAGACTTTCGGTGCCAATGTCCATGATCTGAGCTGGTTTTGGCTTGTGGCACCGATTACCGGCATGATCGTACAACCTATCATCGGATATTTTAGTGACAGAACATGGAACAGATTGGGAAGAAGGCGTCCTTATTTTCTTGCAGGGGCTTTTTTAACAAGCATTGCCTTGATATTGATGCCTAATGCACCACATCTGGCCACCTTCATTTCACCGATGTTTATCGGCGGTGGATTGCTTATGATCATGGATGCTTCGATAAATATTTCGATGGAGCCATTCAGAGCCCTGGTCGCCGATAAACTCCCCCCCGAACAGCATACTTTAGGTTTCTCAATGCAAACATTACTTATTGGGATCGGCGCCGTGGTGGGTTCCTGGTTACCTTATATTTTGGGTGACTGGTTTGGAATAGCCAAAGAAGCGACGGGGAAAGGTTTAGTACCTCCAAATGTCATCATATCTTTTTATTTCGGTGCGGCTATCCTCGTGTCGACAATTATCTGGACGGTAGCATCTACAAAGGAATATCCGCCGGAGTATTATCATGAAAATGATGAACCAGACAAGAAAAGGGCCAAATTCAAGATACCAAAAACAATGTGGCAGTTATTATTGGTTCAATTTTTTTCATGGTTTGCCCTGTTTTCCATGTGGGTGTTCACCACTCCCGCAGTAGCCAAACACTTTTTCGAAACAACGGATCCCAACTCACTGGCTTACCAAAATGCCGGAAACTGGGTTGGCATTCTCTTCGGGATATATAATGGGATCTCAGCTATCATTGCGTTGTTACTGCCAAAGGTGGCGAAGCGAATCGGCCGGAGAACAACACATGCCATGGCTCTCACCATCGGTGGATTATCCTTTATTTCTTTTTACATCATCCCGACCCATCAGTTGCTGGTCATCCCGATGGTCGGAATCGGCATTGCATGGGGAAGTATCCTTGCCATGCCTTACGCCATGTTGGCCAGTTCGATTCCTCCCAAACAAATGGGTATGTTCATGGGGTTGTTTAACATGTCGATCACCATCCCGCAGATTGTAAACGGTATTTTCGGGGGGTTGATTTTACAATATATTTTTCATGACGATCCTCTGTTATCTCTAATCATGGCCGGGGCTTTCATGATTCTGGGAGCTATCAGCACGTTTTTTGTCAAGGATATCCTGGATAAGCAAACCAGAAGCAATTGA